From a single Labrenzia sp. PHM005 genomic region:
- the tyrS gene encoding tyrosine--tRNA ligase yields MTKHMIEAGKPATKLKSEALSVLLERGLVHQATDLEALDKRLTDGSITAYAGFDATAASLHVGHLMPLMTLRWLQKLGHRPIVVLGGGTSQVGDPSFRNEARPLLEERQIAANIATIRRSVERLVDMDGPDGALLVDNAEWLNEFRFLEFLRDYGSQFTVNRMMTFDSVKSRLEAQMPLTVLEFCYMMLQAVDFLELAKRHDCVLQVGGSDQWGNIVNGVELGRRDGRKLHGLTVPLLTTASGSKMGKTAAGAVWLHPEHLSPFGFWQFWRNTADADVAKFLRLFTELPMREVERLSELQGAELNEAKKILATQVTAIVHGPEEARAALEQGDALFSGDAELIEPTHTMALPTLAEGLGLLELVVAAGFAASNGEARRLVEGGGVRLNNRVVDDARRRISSGDLGANDRLSLSVGKRRKALIGFE; encoded by the coding sequence ATGACCAAACACATGATCGAAGCCGGTAAGCCGGCGACCAAACTCAAATCCGAAGCCCTATCGGTGCTGCTGGAGCGCGGGCTCGTGCACCAGGCAACAGATCTGGAAGCCCTCGACAAGCGCCTCACCGACGGATCGATCACCGCCTACGCAGGGTTCGATGCCACGGCCGCCAGCCTGCACGTCGGCCATTTGATGCCGCTGATGACCCTGCGCTGGCTGCAAAAACTCGGGCACCGGCCGATTGTTGTTTTGGGCGGTGGCACCAGCCAGGTCGGCGATCCGAGTTTTAGAAATGAGGCCCGCCCGCTTCTGGAAGAGCGCCAGATCGCAGCGAACATCGCCACCATCCGCCGGTCGGTGGAACGGCTCGTCGACATGGACGGCCCGGACGGCGCGCTGCTTGTCGACAATGCAGAGTGGCTCAACGAGTTCCGCTTCCTTGAATTCCTGCGCGACTACGGGTCTCAGTTCACCGTCAACCGCATGATGACCTTCGACAGTGTGAAATCCCGGCTGGAAGCGCAGATGCCGCTGACGGTTTTGGAATTCTGCTACATGATGCTGCAGGCGGTTGATTTTCTGGAACTCGCCAAACGCCACGACTGCGTTCTGCAGGTCGGTGGCTCGGACCAGTGGGGCAACATCGTCAATGGGGTCGAGCTTGGCCGCCGCGACGGGCGCAAGTTGCATGGCCTGACTGTACCTCTTCTGACCACGGCCAGCGGATCCAAGATGGGTAAAACCGCTGCTGGTGCCGTCTGGCTGCATCCCGAACACCTGTCGCCCTTCGGCTTCTGGCAGTTCTGGCGCAACACGGCTGATGCTGATGTTGCCAAATTCCTGCGCCTGTTCACCGAACTGCCGATGCGCGAAGTTGAGCGCCTGTCAGAACTGCAGGGCGCAGAGCTGAACGAAGCCAAGAAAATCCTGGCAACGCAGGTGACGGCCATTGTGCATGGCCCGGAAGAAGCAAGGGCGGCACTTGAGCAGGGCGATGCACTGTTTTCCGGAGATGCGGAGCTGATCGAGCCGACGCACACCATGGCTCTGCCAACATTGGCTGAAGGCCTAGGCCTTCTGGAACTGGTGGTGGCAGCCGGCTTTGCTGCCTCCAACGGCGAAGCCCGGCGCCTGGTGGAAGGTGGCGGTGTCCGGCTCAACAACCGGGTGGTCGACGATGCCCGCCGCCGCATTTCCTCCGGCGACCTTGGCGCCAACGACCGGCTGTCACTCTCTGTCGGCAAACGCCGCAAAGCACTGATCGGGTTTGAATAA
- a CDS encoding MarR family winged helix-turn-helix transcriptional regulator, which translates to MDEKTAHETPDFMDAWARLQRASTAVLDRVETQLKADGFPPLSWYDVLLELRRGPEKVLRPIEIEKRVLLAQYNVSRLIDRLAAAGLVEKQAAPDDGRGKVICLTSKGTDLLDKMWPAYEAAVRREFSDYLSQEDAADLLRILGKVLPK; encoded by the coding sequence ATGGATGAAAAGACAGCCCACGAAACACCGGATTTCATGGACGCTTGGGCCCGCCTACAACGGGCAAGTACGGCGGTTCTGGATCGTGTCGAAACACAGCTGAAAGCGGACGGGTTTCCGCCTTTGAGCTGGTACGACGTCCTCCTGGAGCTGCGCCGGGGACCTGAAAAAGTTCTGAGACCAATCGAGATCGAAAAACGGGTGTTGTTGGCTCAATACAACGTGTCTCGCCTGATCGACCGGCTGGCTGCCGCTGGCCTGGTCGAAAAACAGGCAGCCCCAGACGATGGCCGGGGAAAGGTCATCTGCTTGACCTCCAAGGGCACGGATTTGCTCGACAAGATGTGGCCCGCCTATGAGGCCGCTGTCCGGCGTGAGTTTTCCGATTACCTATCGCAGGAAGACGCAGCGGATCTCTTGAGAATTCTGGGCAAGGTCCTGCCGAAGTAA
- a CDS encoding glutathione S-transferase family protein gives MATSLTLVSHTLCPYVQRAAILLDEKNQLFERIYIDLANKPAWFKRVSPLGKVPLLKIADNNYLFESAPILEYLDETIGVPFHPQDPAERARHRAYIEFASQILNAIGTLYNAKDQEAFRSAEANLRSKFEHLETALSPDAPFFSGKDFSLVDCAFAPVFRYFDVFESFTHLTVLDDLKNTKNWRVELASRPSVQRAVKDTYAEDLKHFLHKRDSWMSELLRAHETATAAAE, from the coding sequence ATGGCCACATCCCTCACCCTCGTCAGTCACACGCTGTGCCCCTACGTTCAGCGTGCCGCGATCCTGCTGGACGAAAAGAACCAGCTTTTTGAGCGCATCTACATTGATTTGGCGAACAAACCCGCGTGGTTCAAACGCGTCTCGCCGCTTGGCAAGGTTCCGCTGCTCAAGATTGCGGACAACAACTACCTTTTTGAATCCGCGCCCATTCTGGAATATCTGGATGAAACCATCGGAGTGCCGTTTCATCCGCAAGATCCGGCGGAACGCGCCCGGCACCGGGCCTATATTGAATTTGCGTCGCAGATCCTGAATGCAATTGGAACGCTCTACAACGCGAAAGATCAAGAGGCTTTCCGGTCAGCGGAAGCAAATCTCAGATCGAAATTCGAACACCTTGAAACGGCACTTTCGCCAGATGCCCCCTTCTTCTCGGGCAAGGATTTTTCACTGGTCGATTGTGCCTTTGCACCCGTGTTCAGGTATTTCGATGTTTTTGAAAGCTTCACACATCTGACCGTTTTGGATGACCTGAAGAACACCAAAAACTGGCGTGTTGAGCTGGCAAGCCGTCCCTCCGTTCAACGTGCTGTGAAGGACACCTATGCTGAGGACCTGAAGCATTTCCTACACAAACGTGACAGCTGGATGTCGGAACTGTTGAGAGCTCACGAAACGGCGACAGCGGCAGCCGAATAG